A genomic region of Nakaseomyces glabratus chromosome C, complete sequence contains the following coding sequences:
- the CNN1 gene encoding centromere-binding protein CNN1 (CAGL0C01991g~Ortholog(s) have centromeric DNA binding activity, role in chromosome segregation, negative regulation of NMS complex assembly and Ndc80 complex, kinetochore, nucleus localization) codes for MESKDEESSVIETPFKRRAEVLKRLKEQMLLESTPGLKKRRVFDVGNLKNSPNESRMFLKELDSALASRGDGKQHGVSNLQDKLLDAEETHEDNEPDAYRDPSSIQDQQQESLSVAVFSQIKDTKARKHVNLQDESFVIQDNEPNFNDIGGLDDHNDDYNDVQIPSSPAQIETTIESPERIVADSSLHYIPRVHSPTGKYDERDVFHNYSTDEESINEEQEIEESYKESLLQVPELRKIVESIPGLQNIDMPRRSWKALGSIIPQLIANSVQCYESQNEQDMRTLNVNYANVKDMLVRYNLCRSDCTKEQVFETACNYLTLEQCNLLELEMFSEFLQ; via the coding sequence ATGGAGTCGAAGGATGAGGAGAGTTCAGTGATTGAGACGCCATTCAAGAGGCGGGCAGAAGTGCTCAAACGGTTGAAAGAGCAGATGCTTCTGGAGAGCACGCCAGgcttgaagaagaggagaGTATTTGATGTTGGTAACTTAAAGAACTCACCGAATGAGTCCCGAATGTTTTTGAAGGAGCTGGATTCTGCATTGGCGTCGCGGGGCGATGGGAAACAGCACGGCGTATCAAACTTGCAGGACAAGTTACTAGATGCTGAGGAGACCCACGAGGATAATGAGCCAGATGCTTACCGGGACCCGAGCTCCATACAAGATCAACAGCAAGAGTCTCTATCTGTGGCGGTATTCTCGCAGATTAAAGACACAAAGGCCCGGAAACACGTCAATTTACAGGATGAGTCGTTTGTTATACAGGATAACGAGCCTAATTTCAACGATATTGGCGGTCTTGATGACCATAACGATGACTATAACGATGTACAGATACCTTCTTCGCCAGCTCAGATAGAAACCACCATTGAATCCCCGGAACGGATCGTAGCGGACTCGAGCCTTCACTATATTCCAAGAGTGCACAGTCCCACGGGCAAATATGATGAAAGAGATGTATTCCATAACTACAGTACAGATGAAGAATCCATCAACGAAGAACAAGAGATAGAAGAAAGTTACAAAGAGAGCTTGCTACAAGTACCTGAACTCCGAAAAATTGTGGAAAGCATTCCTGGTTTACAAAACATAGACATGCCAAGACGGTCCTGGAAAGCCTTAGGTAGTATCATCCCTCAGTTAATAGCCAACAGCGTGCAATGCTATGAAAGTCAAAATGAACAAGACATGAGAACACTTAATGTCAACTATGCAAATGTGAAGGACATGCTAGTTAGATACAACTTGTGCCGCAGCGATTGCACAAAGGAGCAGGTCTTTGAAACTGCGTGCAATTATCTCACCTTGGAGCAATGTAACCTTCTAGAGCTAGAAATGTTTTCTGAATTTCTACAATAA
- the MRX20 gene encoding Mrx20p (CAGL0C02013g~Ortholog of S. cerevisiae : YFR045W, C. albicans SC5314 : C1_07820W_A, C. dubliniensis CD36 : Cd36_07340, C. parapsilosis CDC317 : CPAR2_208340 and Candida tenuis NRRL Y-1498 : CANTEDRAFT_116470): MTQNKVNDNVTLITAGSVSGLFSATITYPFEFLKTGLQLHRNVVAAKPFEVLGYQVRTYFAGCSAVNIGVVMKTSLRFLAFDKASEWLRPPALAKDAPLSGVQLLMAGALTGTMESLCIIPFENVKVAMIQNSLLSHERLNTTTSNVQGQVANEVKKTFHKKPTLRSSYEALFPEKLPTNVLTTAAELYRQHGLRAYFKGTMPTLMRQVGNSVVRFTTFTMLKQFAPKEYQNNEYFATLLGLISSCAVVGATQPLDVIKTRMQAKDSVLLYRNSINCAYRIFVEEGFAMLWKGWLPRLMKVGLSGSVSFGIYQYTENMIALMRQERYLE, translated from the coding sequence ATGACTCAAAACAAGGTGAATGACAATGTGACGCTGATTACCGCCGGCAGCGTCTCGGGGCTCTTCAGTGCGACGATTACGTACCCGTTCGAGTTCTTGAAGACAGGCCTGCAACTGCACAGGAATGTTGTTGCTGCCAAACCGTTTGAAGTCCTGGGGTACCAGGTCCGGACGTACTTTGCTGGGTGTTCTGCAGTCAACATCGGTGTGGTTATGAAGACCTCGCTGCGGTTCCTGGCCTTTGACAAGGCCTCTGAGTGGCTGAGACCACCCGCTCTCGCTAAGGATGCTCCCTTGTCCGGTGTGCAGTTGCTCATGGCCGGTGCTCTGACGGGGACCATGGAGTCCCTGTGTATAATACCGTTTGAGAACGTGAAAGTGGCCATGATCCAGAACTCCCTGCTGAGCCATGAAAGGTTGAACACGACCACGAGCAATGTCCAGGGACAAGTCGCCAACGAGGTCAAGAAGACATTTCATAAAAAACCCACACTGCGAAGCTCCTATGAAGCACTGTTCCCTGAGAAACTGCCAACCAATGTGCTCACTACCGCTGCAGAACTGTACAGGCAGCACGGCCTAAGGGCTTATTTCAAAGGTACCATGCCCACACTGATGAGACAAGTCGGTAACTCAGTGGTGAGGTTTACTACGTTCACGATGTTGAAGCAGTTTGCTCCTAAGGAATATCAGAATAACGAATACTTTGCTACATTGCTCGGACTGATCTCGTCTTGTGCAGTGGTAGGTGCCACGCAACCGCTAGATGTGATTAAGACACGGATGCAGGCCAAGGACTCGGTGCTGCTTTATAGAAACTCAATAAACTGTGCTTACAGGatatttgttgaagaagggTTTGCCATGCTGTGGAAAGGTTGGCTGCCAAGACTGATGAAAGTGGGGCTGTCAGGAAGTGTGTCCTTCGGTATATACCAGTACACTGAAAACATGATTGCACTTATGAGACAGGAAAGATACCTCGAATGA